CCGTTCGGCCTTCACGGACTCGACGATCAGGCGCAAGGCCTCCGGTAAGGCGTACACCGCTGTGTACATATGGGTAGGGTAATAGCGGTAGGTGACGAAGGGATAGCCTGGGTAGGGCGCCGGAGGGCTGGTGGATGGCATGTCGTCTCGCTCCCTTTTTGCCATCATACTATGCAGGCGGTCAGGGCGCGGTCACACCGAAGAGCGCCGTCGAGTCGGCATGCTCGATGAAAATCGGCACGAGTCCGGGATCGAAGAGGCTGCCACACCCCCGCTCCAACTCGTCGAGGGCCGCTTGCGGGCTGATCGCCCTGGCATAGACCCGGTCATGGGTCAGCACATCATAGACATCGACGATCGACAGGATGCGAGCCAGGCGGGGGATCTCCTCGCCTTTGCGCCCATAGGGGTAGCCGGAGCCATCCCAACGCTCATGCAAGGCCAGGATCGCCTCGGCCACCGCCGGTTCACCGATGGATTGGGCCATCCGGCAGCCGATCTCGCTGTGTTGGCGAACGACTTCCCATTCCTCCGGCGTCAGCGGCCCCGCTTTGCCGAGGATCCCTTTGGGCAGGGCCACCTTGCCGATGTCATGAAGGGAGGCCAACAACATGAGGTTGCGCATCTCTGTCGAGTGGACGCCGATGCCGAGGCGACCGGCAAAATCGGCGGCCATCTCGCGCACCCGCTCCACATGGCCCTCGATCTCGAAGCAGGTCTCCCGCTGCAGCGCCTCCAGCCCCAGCACAATGTTCTGAAGGACGCGGCGGCTCTCAGGCAGTTTATTGCTGTACATCCGGTTCTCAGCCAGCCGGAAGAGGTCGCTGAATGCGACCGGCTTCTCGGCTGTGGCGCCCCCGAGGGCCATGCTGAGATCGATCGGCGCCGGCGCGGCTTGCCGGCAGGCCGCGTAAATCTGGTCGCAAAGGGCCTGGCAGGCGACGGCGTTGGTCTGCGGCAGCAGAATCAGGAACTCGTCGCCGCCCCAGCGCGCGGCCATGCCTGCCTCGCAACAGCAGTCAAAGAGGATCGCGGCGGCGCTGGCAATCAGCCGGTCGCCCGTTTCATGACCGAAGACATCGTTGGTCAATTTCAGCCCGTTAACGTCGGCCACGATGACGCTGAAAGGGTATTGCGAGGCCGTCATCAAGGAAGGCAGCAGGGTCTCCGCGTAGTTGCGATTGTACAATCCCGTCAGTTTATCGTGGGTGTTCAAAAAGGCCAGTCTGGCATCGGCTTCTTTTTTCTCTGTCAAATCGGTCAGAATGAGGAGAATTACATCCTCCTCCCGGCGGCCGGGCGGAGAGACAAGCAACCGGGCCTGCACTTGAATATGCCGCACTCCGATGCGCAAACCGGTAGGAACCTGTTGGAGGAGCCGGTTTCGGCTTGCTTCGTCTTCGGCAGCGAAAATGGCGCAAAAGATGCCCTCGAGTCGCAGGCCCTCCTCCGAACCGGGAGGTGTCAACAGTTCGACAATATTGACGCGGGCGATCTTTTTCTCTTCAAAAATGCGCGCGCACTCGGCGCTGTACTCCTTCTGAACGATCAGGTCGCGACCAAAGGTCAGAAAGCCCTGGTTGGAGTTATCGAGCAGCGTCCGGATCTTCTCTTCGCGCTCTTTTAAAATCGTCCCCTGGATGTCGCTGATCAAGAAGGCTTTTTTCGTTTCTTTCAACAGTTTTTGATAACTCTGCGCCAGCGCCTCGTATTTGAACAGCAGCGGGTTGTCGCCATGGCGAGGATCAGCCAGTTGTCGCAAGGCGTCCTCGAGGACCCGTTTCTCCTGTTCAAATAAAAAACCGCCCTGTTCTTCTTTGGTCATTTTCTACCTCCCCCCTTCGGCGAGACATCCCTTGCGGCCCTCGGGGTAAAGACGAGCACCGTGATATCATCCCGCTGGGCTTCTTCCCCCATGTAGTCAGAAAGGGTTTGGGTGAATATCTCCTGCTGCGCCGGCAGGGCGACGCCGCTAAGACCGGCGATCAAGTTTTTGAAGCGTCGTTTTCCGAAGGAGTAGTCCTGAACGCCGCCGTTTTGATCCAGATAGCCGTCTGTCGTGAGGTAAAGGAAGTCGCCTTCTCCCACCTCCACCACCCGGTTTTCGATGGAATCATCCGATGCAAAGCGGGGGTGGCCGATGCTCTTCCTGCCGCCCTTCATCACGGTCACTGATGTAGAAGCTCCAGACTGGTAGAGGTCCATCCCGGCGCCGGCGAAGACAACACGCCTTCCCTTGATCGAACAGAGGCCAATGTCAAGGCCGTCATAGCGCGTTTCCCCGTCCGCTTTTTTCTGGATCGTCTCCCGGACAGCCTGGTGCAACCGCCGCAGGATTTCGGCGGGATCCTCTCGAAAAGCTTCATCCGTTCGCTCATCGGCGATATGGTTCAACATCGTGGTGACGGCCATCGTCATTAACGCGCCGGGGACACCGTGTCCCGTGCAATCGCCGACAGCGACGATGCACTCGTCGTCATTGTAACGGCGGATCCAGAGGAAGTCGCCGCCCACGACATCGCGGGGGCGCCAGATCAGGAAGTGTTCCGCAAACAGTTCTCCCAGTTCGTATGGC
The nucleotide sequence above comes from Heliomicrobium gestii. Encoded proteins:
- a CDS encoding bifunctional diguanylate cyclase/phosphohydrolase, with product MTKEEQGGFLFEQEKRVLEDALRQLADPRHGDNPLLFKYEALAQSYQKLLKETKKAFLISDIQGTILKEREEKIRTLLDNSNQGFLTFGRDLIVQKEYSAECARIFEEKKIARVNIVELLTPPGSEEGLRLEGIFCAIFAAEDEASRNRLLQQVPTGLRIGVRHIQVQARLLVSPPGRREEDVILLILTDLTEKKEADARLAFLNTHDKLTGLYNRNYAETLLPSLMTASQYPFSVIVADVNGLKLTNDVFGHETGDRLIASAAAILFDCCCEAGMAARWGGDEFLILLPQTNAVACQALCDQIYAACRQAAPAPIDLSMALGGATAEKPVAFSDLFRLAENRMYSNKLPESRRVLQNIVLGLEALQRETCFEIEGHVERVREMAADFAGRLGIGVHSTEMRNLMLLASLHDIGKVALPKGILGKAGPLTPEEWEVVRQHSEIGCRMAQSIGEPAVAEAILALHERWDGSGYPYGRKGEEIPRLARILSIVDVYDVLTHDRVYARAISPQAALDELERGCGSLFDPGLVPIFIEHADSTALFGVTAP